The following proteins come from a genomic window of Campylobacter concisus:
- the purF gene encoding amidophosphoribosyltransferase has product MCAIVGIINSKDAAKTAYYALFSMQHRGQEASGISICDDGEISTHKGNGLVTEVFNEEILRSLKGDMAIGHNRYATAGKNSGRDAQPIAANYSLGQISIVHNGNLVNKDEVRDELIKDGAIFQTNMDTENIIHLIARNHSEHLQDRIIAALDKIKGAYCLLIQSRHKTFAIRDRWGVRPLSLGKLKDGGYIVASETCAFDLVGASFIRDIRPGEMIVFEHGKSEFQSIQIYEPDPRICAFEYIYFARPDSVIEGKSVYEVRKKMGEVLAKKSKIKADFVVPVPDSGVPAALGYANESKIPFELAITRNHYVGRTFIEPSQEMRNLKVKLKLNPMSSVLKGKSIVVIDDSIVRGTTSKKVVDLLRHAGAKEIHFRVACPELKYPERYGIDTPSFEELISSKKNAEEVREYIGADSLEFLSIDELKESIGNERRYSLVSFDGDYFIK; this is encoded by the coding sequence ATGTGTGCAATAGTTGGTATTATAAATTCTAAAGATGCAGCAAAAACTGCGTATTATGCGTTATTTTCTATGCAGCATCGTGGCCAAGAGGCAAGCGGCATTAGCATTTGTGATGATGGAGAAATTTCTACTCACAAGGGTAATGGCCTAGTTACAGAGGTCTTTAATGAAGAAATTTTAAGATCGCTAAAAGGTGATATGGCTATTGGTCACAACCGATATGCAACTGCTGGTAAAAACTCGGGTCGTGATGCTCAGCCAATAGCCGCTAATTACTCTTTGGGACAAATTTCAATCGTCCATAATGGAAATTTGGTAAATAAAGATGAGGTTAGAGATGAGCTTATTAAGGATGGTGCGATATTTCAGACAAATATGGATACTGAAAACATCATCCATCTAATCGCAAGAAACCATAGCGAACACTTGCAGGACCGTATTATTGCAGCACTTGACAAGATAAAAGGTGCTTATTGTCTACTCATCCAGTCACGCCATAAAACCTTTGCCATAAGAGATCGCTGGGGTGTTAGGCCACTAAGTCTTGGCAAGCTAAAAGATGGTGGATATATCGTAGCTAGCGAGACTTGCGCTTTTGATCTTGTGGGGGCTAGCTTTATAAGAGATATCAGGCCTGGCGAGATGATAGTTTTTGAACATGGAAAAAGTGAGTTTCAAAGCATTCAAATTTATGAGCCAGATCCTAGAATTTGTGCATTTGAATATATCTATTTCGCACGCCCAGATAGCGTGATAGAAGGTAAAAGTGTTTATGAAGTTAGAAAAAAAATGGGTGAAGTACTAGCTAAAAAGAGCAAAATTAAAGCAGATTTCGTCGTACCTGTACCAGATAGTGGAGTGCCAGCAGCACTTGGGTATGCAAATGAGAGCAAGATCCCATTTGAGCTAGCTATCACTAGAAACCACTATGTGGGTAGAACCTTTATCGAGCCAAGCCAAGAGATGAGGAATTTAAAAGTCAAGCTAAAACTTAACCCGATGTCATCGGTTCTAAAAGGTAAAAGTATCGTTGTTATCGATGATAGTATCGTTCGCGGTACCACTTCAAAAAAGGTGGTTGATCTTTTAAGACATGCGGGCGCTAAAGAGATTCATTTTAGAGTTGCATGCCCTGAGCTTAAATACCCAGAGCGATACGGTATCGATACGCCAAGCTTTGAAGAGTTAATAAGCTCTAAAAAAAATGCAGAGGAAGTAAGAGAATATATCGGTGCAGATAGCTTAGAATTTTTAAGCATAGATGAACTTAAAGAAAGTATCGGCAATGAGCGAAGATATTCGCTTGTAAGCTTTGATGGTGACTATTTCATAAAGTGA
- a CDS encoding DUF2393 family protein, whose translation MSSAYFTIVHIIVLFAITLLSILFLVLSLRAERKLFLSLFFTNILVSTTLAVFLMLVLDKYTKKGMLENVKSERILRNESIVFKGQVRNIGKFTISSCTLTVKLINQPLNKNDLGGEAFFKPSGLSFFSWILGTDKDERPNTVEYKFDVAKNLPKQKSIPFTVYMPYPPYFKNGMNITKLNCY comes from the coding sequence ATGAGCTCAGCATATTTTACGATCGTTCATATTATCGTTCTTTTTGCGATTACTCTGCTTTCTATTTTGTTTCTTGTGTTGTCGCTTAGAGCTGAGCGAAAGTTATTTTTATCACTATTTTTTACAAACATTCTAGTCTCAACCACACTTGCTGTTTTTTTGATGCTAGTGCTTGATAAATATACAAAAAAAGGTATGCTCGAAAATGTAAAAAGTGAGCGAATTTTGCGAAACGAGAGTATCGTTTTTAAGGGGCAAGTGAGAAATATTGGTAAATTTACAATTAGCAGCTGCACGCTGACAGTCAAACTAATCAATCAACCACTAAATAAAAATGACCTTGGCGGTGAAGCATTTTTTAAGCCAAGCGGGCTTTCATTTTTCTCATGGATTCTTGGCACAGATAAGGACGAGAGGCCAAATACAGTTGAATATAAATTTGATGTAGCCAAAAATTTACCAAAGCAAAAAAGCATACCATTTACCGTATATATGCCATATCCGCCTTACTTTAAAAATGGCATGAATATCACAAAACTAAATTGCTACTAA
- a CDS encoding DUF2393 family protein, with the protein MLNSIKHNLLFVLQNAKLIDFLTYGWIFLAFILIVLLGIFIVIKSWWQIGFLFILAAFFGLFVGNYYANKYINENLRPVSISKITTKQLQYVDALMVDFNITNNSNNALSICKIELDFYLSSRQNTKDFFNSLNPFARKRIILNEEFLPKQSIEVKEFVNDFAFIDYNISKKVECF; encoded by the coding sequence ATGTTAAATAGCATTAAGCACAACTTGCTTTTTGTATTGCAAAATGCAAAGCTCATTGATTTTCTAACCTATGGCTGGATATTTTTAGCATTTATACTAATTGTGCTTTTAGGAATTTTTATCGTGATAAAGTCGTGGTGGCAGATAGGATTTTTATTTATTCTAGCTGCTTTTTTCGGACTTTTTGTAGGTAATTACTACGCAAACAAATATATAAATGAAAATTTAAGGCCAGTTAGCATAAGCAAAATAACCACCAAACAGCTTCAATATGTCGATGCATTAATGGTTGATTTTAATATTACAAATAATTCAAATAATGCACTTAGTATCTGTAAAATCGAACTTGACTTCTATCTAAGCTCAAGACAAAATACGAAAGATTTTTTTAACTCACTTAATCCATTTGCTAGAAAAAGAATCATCTTAAACGAGGAATTTTTACCAAAACAAAGCATTGAAGTTAAAGAATTTGTCAATGATTTCGCATTTATAGACTACAATATCTCTAAAAAAGTGGAGTGTTTTTGA
- the hisIE gene encoding bifunctional phosphoribosyl-AMP cyclohydrolase/phosphoribosyl-ATP diphosphatase HisIE — MNSVTKSIDWQKVGGLLPVVVCDHATNEVLMLAYMNEEALNLSLSSRYAHYFSRTKNRIWKKGEESGNTQEIKAAFLDCDNDTLLLKVIQNGGAACHTGARSCFFNEINLHDGKILDTKTEVKKINYGVLDELYHVIEDRKLNANPETSYVASLFKKGENQILKKVGEEAGEFIMAAKDLSFAENSKQNEQKAKDDLIYEAADLCFHALVALSAHNIHPDAVKNELARRFGMSGIEEKRSRDVK; from the coding sequence ATGAATAGCGTAACAAAAAGTATAGACTGGCAAAAAGTTGGCGGATTGCTCCCAGTAGTGGTTTGCGATCATGCCACAAACGAAGTTTTAATGCTTGCTTACATGAACGAAGAAGCATTAAATTTAAGTCTATCTAGCCGTTACGCTCACTACTTTTCACGTACTAAAAATAGAATTTGGAAAAAAGGCGAAGAAAGTGGCAACACTCAGGAGATAAAGGCTGCTTTTTTAGACTGCGATAACGATACTTTGCTTTTAAAGGTGATTCAAAACGGAGGCGCTGCTTGTCACACTGGAGCAAGGTCATGCTTTTTTAATGAGATAAATTTGCATGACGGCAAAATTTTAGATACAAAAACTGAAGTCAAAAAAATAAATTATGGTGTACTTGACGAGCTTTACCATGTGATAGAAGATAGAAAGCTAAATGCTAACCCTGAGACTTCATATGTGGCAAGTCTTTTTAAAAAAGGCGAAAATCAAATTTTAAAGAAAGTTGGCGAAGAGGCTGGCGAATTTATAATGGCCGCAAAGGATCTTAGTTTCGCAGAAAACTCAAAGCAAAATGAGCAAAAAGCAAAAGATGATCTGATCTATGAAGCAGCCGATCTTTGCTTTCATGCACTTGTAGCACTTTCAGCCCATAATATCCATCCAGATGCTGTAAAAAACGAACTTGCAAGGCGTTTTGGCATGAGCGGCATTGAAGAGAAAAGATCGCGAGATGTTAAATAG
- a CDS encoding prohibitin family protein, with the protein MPADLNDYFNKKKPGNDNRGSSQNSDKEPPFKKDFKMPNLPSGFGKFGALAYIVIAIIAIFAITQPFKVIHSGEVGIKSTAGKYEPNPLQPGFHFFLPFIQDIIIVDTRVRIINYTSGEDMGESMQKSYQGVGAGILRKNSISVLDARNLPVSIDITVQYRLNPENAPQTIASWGLSWESKIVDPVVRDVVRSIAGKYTAEELPTKRNDLARQIDDGIRKDIDSQPNKPVELLTVQLREIILPSKVKEQIERVQIAKQEAERTKYEVERANQEALKQAALAEGTAKAAIIEAKGKADAIKIEADATAYANKEVAKSVDQNLLNLKQIETQNKFNEALKENKDAKIFLTPGGAVPNIWLDAKDKARASSVSER; encoded by the coding sequence ATGCCCGCTGATTTAAACGATTATTTCAATAAAAAAAAGCCAGGTAATGATAACAGAGGCTCTAGTCAAAATAGCGACAAAGAGCCGCCTTTCAAAAAGGACTTTAAAATGCCAAATCTACCAAGTGGTTTTGGTAAATTTGGAGCACTTGCCTACATTGTAATTGCAATTATTGCTATTTTTGCTATCACTCAGCCATTTAAAGTGATTCACTCAGGTGAAGTTGGCATCAAGTCTACAGCAGGTAAATACGAGCCAAATCCTTTGCAACCAGGCTTTCACTTCTTTTTACCTTTTATCCAAGACATCATCATCGTGGACACCAGAGTTAGGATCATAAACTATACTTCTGGTGAGGATATGGGCGAATCAATGCAAAAATCATATCAAGGCGTTGGTGCTGGAATTTTACGTAAAAATTCTATTTCAGTACTTGATGCTAGAAATTTACCAGTTAGCATTGATATTACTGTACAATACCGTTTAAATCCAGAAAACGCCCCTCAAACTATTGCCTCTTGGGGTCTTAGCTGGGAGAGCAAGATAGTTGATCCTGTCGTTCGTGACGTAGTTCGAAGTATCGCTGGTAAATATACAGCAGAAGAGCTTCCTACAAAGAGAAACGATCTAGCAAGACAAATCGATGATGGCATAAGAAAAGACATCGACTCTCAGCCAAATAAGCCAGTTGAGCTTTTAACAGTACAGCTTCGTGAGATTATCTTGCCTTCAAAGGTAAAAGAGCAGATCGAGCGCGTCCAAATCGCTAAACAAGAAGCTGAAAGAACAAAATACGAAGTAGAAAGAGCAAATCAAGAAGCCTTAAAACAAGCTGCACTTGCAGAAGGTACCGCTAAAGCTGCTATCATCGAGGCAAAAGGTAAGGCTGATGCCATTAAAATCGAGGCTGACGCAACTGCGTATGCAAATAAAGAGGTTGCAAAAAGTGTCGATCAAAATCTACTAAATTTAAAGCAGATCGAGACGCAAAACAAATTTAACGAGGCTCTAAAAGAAAACAAAGATGCTAAAATTTTCTTGACACCTGGTGGGGCTGTGCCAAACATCTGGCTAGATGCAAAAGATAAAGCAAGAGCTAGCTCAGTAAGCGAGAGATAA
- a CDS encoding branched-chain amino acid transaminase, producing the protein MNASEFIWMDGKLVKWDDAKVHVLTHSLHYANAVFEGTRAYKTKKGLAIFRLQDHTKRLLRSAKMTVLNVPYTEEELEKAQIELLRANKYNGNVYIRPLIFLGYGVMGVAHTKAPVQTAIASWEWGAYLGDEGLEKGIRVKISSFAKLAPAAQMNRAKASSNYLSSQMANYEAKEAGYDEALLLDSEGFVAEGPGECFFIVENGVLITPPNDNSLLSITQDTVIRLAHDLDIEVRRERITRDQAYTADEAFFTGTAAEVTPINSIDNRIIGNGARGEVTKRLQKAYFDVVYGLNKKYESFLTYI; encoded by the coding sequence ATGAATGCTTCAGAATTTATCTGGATGGATGGAAAATTAGTTAAATGGGACGATGCAAAAGTACACGTTCTAACTCACTCTTTGCACTACGCTAATGCCGTATTTGAAGGCACAAGAGCTTATAAAACAAAAAAAGGTCTAGCTATTTTTAGACTCCAAGATCACACAAAAAGGCTTTTAAGATCAGCAAAAATGACTGTTTTAAATGTACCTTACACTGAGGAAGAGCTTGAAAAAGCACAGATCGAGCTACTTCGTGCAAACAAATATAACGGCAACGTCTACATCCGCCCACTTATATTTTTAGGATACGGCGTAATGGGCGTAGCTCACACAAAAGCGCCAGTGCAAACCGCTATCGCTTCATGGGAATGGGGTGCATATCTTGGCGATGAAGGCCTAGAAAAAGGCATTAGAGTTAAAATTTCAAGCTTTGCCAAACTCGCACCTGCTGCTCAAATGAACAGAGCAAAAGCTAGCTCAAACTACCTAAGCTCACAAATGGCAAACTACGAGGCAAAAGAAGCTGGATACGACGAGGCACTACTTCTTGATAGCGAGGGCTTTGTAGCTGAAGGCCCAGGCGAGTGCTTCTTTATCGTTGAAAATGGCGTTTTAATCACTCCGCCAAACGACAACAGCCTACTTAGCATCACTCAAGATACGGTCATAAGACTTGCTCATGATCTTGACATCGAAGTAAGAAGAGAGCGCATCACAAGAGATCAGGCTTACACAGCTGACGAGGCATTTTTCACTGGTACTGCAGCTGAAGTAACACCGATAAATAGCATAGATAACCGCATTATCGGCAACGGAGCTAGAGGCGAAGTGACAAAGAGACTACAAAAAGCTTATTTTGACGTGGTTTATGGTCTAAACAAAAAATATGAATCATTTTTAACATATATTTAA
- a CDS encoding thiol:disulfide interchange protein DsbA/DsbL, with the protein MKFIKMLILSTFFALNLSALTEGVEYQTLAKPLDVPKNSVVKVFSYDCTHCYKFDRTITRKLMSKLEDVKFIPYHLSTKGKLGETASKIFAALIFIDETNGIDLLSDESKFKQAKFAIYKARHDEKDDFNDGKDKERFINLALKAAHVSKDNYEKALNSDRAKELLDAWFASYDVASISGVPAFVVSGKYLINLSAASSIDEMAKIIQELLDK; encoded by the coding sequence ATGAAATTTATAAAAATGCTAATTTTAAGTACGTTTTTTGCGCTAAATTTATCAGCTCTCACTGAAGGTGTAGAGTATCAAACTCTAGCAAAACCACTTGATGTGCCTAAAAACTCGGTCGTCAAGGTCTTTAGCTACGACTGCACACACTGCTATAAATTTGACCGAACTATCACAAGAAAGCTGATGTCAAAGCTTGAAGATGTAAAATTTATCCCATATCACCTAAGTACAAAAGGCAAGCTTGGTGAGACCGCAAGCAAAATTTTTGCTGCTCTTATCTTTATAGATGAAACAAATGGGATTGATCTACTAAGCGATGAGTCAAAATTTAAGCAAGCAAAATTTGCGATCTATAAAGCAAGACATGATGAAAAAGATGATTTTAATGATGGCAAAGACAAAGAGAGATTTATAAATTTAGCCCTTAAAGCAGCTCACGTGAGCAAGGACAACTACGAAAAAGCACTAAATAGCGACCGAGCAAAAGAGCTTTTAGACGCATGGTTCGCCTCTTATGATGTTGCTAGCATTAGCGGTGTGCCAGCTTTTGTAGTAAGCGGCAAATACTTAATAAATTTAAGCGCAGCTTCATCAATCGATGAGATGGCAAAGATCATACAAGAGCTTTTAGATAAGTAG
- the bcp gene encoding thioredoxin-dependent thiol peroxidase produces the protein MSEFSKADIERKITLEVGDKAPEFEALNQDGVKVVLKDFIGKNVVLYFYPKDNTPGCTTEACEFSANYDQFIKNDTVIIGVSPDSVKSHAGFITKQNLKHILLSDEDKEISKLYGVWQVKKNYGKEYLGIVRSTFVIGKDGKIAKIYKSVKAKDHAAKVLADLVK, from the coding sequence ATGAGCGAATTTAGTAAAGCAGATATTGAACGAAAAATAACACTTGAAGTTGGTGACAAGGCGCCAGAGTTTGAAGCGCTAAATCAAGACGGTGTAAAGGTCGTACTAAAGGACTTTATAGGCAAAAATGTAGTGCTTTACTTCTACCCAAAGGACAACACTCCGGGCTGCACGACTGAGGCTTGCGAATTTAGCGCGAACTACGATCAGTTTATCAAAAACGACACAGTTATCATCGGCGTTAGCCCAGATAGCGTGAAGTCGCATGCGGGATTTATCACAAAGCAAAATTTAAAGCACATCCTCTTAAGCGACGAGGATAAGGAAATTTCTAAACTCTATGGTGTTTGGCAGGTCAAGAAAAATTACGGCAAAGAGTATCTTGGCATTGTTAGAAGTACATTTGTGATCGGCAAAGACGGCAAAATAGCAAAAATTTACAAAAGCGTAAAAGCCAAAGATCATGCCGCAAAAGTGCTAGCCGATCTAGTAAAATAG
- a CDS encoding tautomerase family protein, with protein MPYVNIKIAGPEPTKEQKDQVFKEVTETLVRVLGKKKEAVMIFIETHDASNIGVGGESVEDKRKGIK; from the coding sequence ATGCCTTATGTTAATATCAAAATAGCAGGCCCAGAGCCGACAAAAGAGCAAAAAGATCAAGTTTTTAAAGAGGTGACTGAGACGCTTGTAAGAGTGCTTGGCAAGAAAAAAGAGGCGGTAATGATTTTCATAGAAACTCACGACGCTAGCAACATCGGCGTAGGTGGCGAAAGCGTAGAAGATAAGAGAAAGGGGATAAAATGA
- a CDS encoding DUF748 domain-containing protein gives MDKKKKIALITGICVVSLLLIYTLLGFFGLPYAIKNIAPKYLKDYNATLFVSDAKFNPFTFELNATNAELNTTSPLFSTKQIDLKLKPFSIFKKLVEIDIFRLDEPKVKIARDKKANFNFSNFISDNNATSEDNSTSSINFALNNAKIIKGSFSYSDQNLTKPFNVSFDDINYELSSLNTKKNSAGSHIFDSNSSLAHKIDLKGDIKLNPLKIEGNVSIKDFSIKPVAISFIDNDTLNLKNAIINLKINYALKADENATKINLKDGFLNVKGLSLDEGANELSLGELELPKFDLDSKIADKTEAALNLSAVNLNDISFKSAIAASVKSLNLNEISLLANLNEKSELNATAKLKNMGANALKIDEADRNLANLKDINASNLNLNLVNNKTALTLEKIALNGINAPLSKSASANVASAGVTNTSFTMDGNKSLASLDELNIKSIGLKAKNKDIASVADVAIKSISFDLLKMALNIASVDVNKPKFTSELNNNGLSAVNELGFGEQSTKATKAAKHTKKVEKKAENKGASKSKENEFKFDVKNISVNNADIALTNLFEGEKIAHKFDNLFVKVANLSSDFSKPFDAKVAMKSSQKLNLDVESKIKIEPLDVSAKIKLNDTNLPKYFAYAKPFLEADLASGQLESSAEISYAKDIKADAKVSIKDIRLNGKKTEKLIAFKSLELEKISFAKNDLTISGVSLNSPFIKAHLSKEREFNLSKIVKEDKRKAQSEQKTESKKVAIKKDDELNFSIKNFSLNNGEVDFSDASLFMPFATKISNLNGKLTDIDKKRPSSGEFKGTVGKNGFSQITAKLFPFELKQNTDIKLDFKDIDLIDITPYSGQFLGYKIKKGKLNLNLNYSVVDSKLNGSNLINFDTLTLGEKVDSKDAVNLPLSLAISILSDQNNQINIDLPVEGNLVDPDFKYGGVIWAAVKKLFADITLAPFRFLGNALGLGSKDLSSIDFLAGSSELISSEAPKIADFIKLTTAKPMMKLSITPTYSEIDVLYFKEKKLDQKINQIIASSGKDYITVLNSLVPNAKDKSDKALREEAIKTIEVDKEKLVELANERANAVKEALIKAGLETGRINVNDATSSEPKQNTYASVLMGVAN, from the coding sequence ATGGATAAAAAGAAAAAAATAGCCCTGATCACTGGCATCTGCGTAGTTTCACTTTTGCTTATCTACACGCTTCTTGGCTTTTTTGGTCTGCCTTATGCTATCAAAAATATCGCGCCAAAGTACCTAAAAGACTACAACGCAACACTTTTTGTAAGTGATGCTAAATTTAATCCATTTACCTTCGAGCTAAACGCTACAAATGCCGAGCTAAACACCACTTCGCCGCTTTTTAGCACGAAGCAGATCGACCTTAAGCTAAAACCATTTTCTATCTTTAAAAAGCTAGTTGAGATAGACATTTTTAGGCTAGATGAGCCAAAAGTAAAGATCGCAAGAGATAAAAAGGCAAATTTTAACTTTAGCAATTTTATAAGCGATAATAACGCAACTAGCGAAGATAACAGCACTAGCTCGATAAATTTCGCGCTAAATAATGCAAAAATCATCAAAGGCTCATTTTCGTATAGCGACCAAAATCTCACAAAGCCATTTAATGTAAGTTTTGATGATATAAACTACGAGCTTAGCTCGCTAAATACGAAGAAAAATAGCGCAGGTAGTCACATATTTGACTCAAACTCAAGCCTGGCGCACAAGATCGATCTAAAAGGCGACATCAAGCTAAATCCACTAAAAATAGAGGGCAACGTCAGCATAAAAGACTTTAGCATAAAGCCAGTTGCGATAAGCTTTATCGACAATGACACGTTAAATCTAAAAAATGCCATTATAAACTTAAAAATAAACTACGCTTTAAAAGCCGATGAGAACGCAACTAAGATAAATTTAAAAGATGGCTTTTTAAATGTAAAAGGACTAAGCCTTGATGAAGGCGCAAACGAGCTTAGCCTTGGCGAGCTAGAGCTTCCAAAATTTGATCTTGATAGTAAGATAGCGGATAAAACGGAGGCTGCGCTAAATTTAAGCGCTGTAAATTTAAACGACATCTCTTTTAAAAGTGCTATCGCTGCGAGCGTAAAATCACTAAATTTAAATGAGATCTCGCTGCTTGCAAATTTAAATGAAAAAAGCGAGCTAAACGCCACAGCTAAGCTAAAAAATATGGGTGCAAACGCTTTAAAAATAGATGAAGCAGATAGAAATTTAGCAAATTTAAAAGATATAAATGCTTCAAATTTAAATCTAAATTTAGTAAATAACAAAACCGCTCTAACGCTTGAAAAAATAGCACTAAACGGCATCAACGCGCCACTTAGCAAAAGTGCAAGTGCAAATGTAGCAAGCGCTGGCGTGACAAATACAAGCTTTACAATGGATGGCAACAAGAGCCTTGCGAGCCTTGATGAGCTAAACATAAAAAGCATAGGGCTTAAAGCAAAAAATAAAGATATAGCAAGCGTCGCTGACGTGGCGATAAAGAGCATAAGCTTTGATCTTTTAAAAATGGCTCTAAATATCGCTAGTGTCGATGTTAATAAGCCTAAATTTACTTCAGAACTAAACAACAATGGTCTAAGCGCTGTAAATGAGCTAGGATTTGGCGAGCAGAGCACAAAAGCTACAAAAGCGGCAAAACACACTAAAAAGGTAGAGAAAAAGGCTGAAAATAAAGGCGCTTCAAAAAGCAAAGAAAATGAGTTTAAATTTGATGTAAAAAATATAAGTGTAAATAACGCAGACATCGCTTTGACAAATCTTTTTGAAGGCGAGAAGATCGCTCATAAATTTGATAATCTTTTTGTAAAAGTAGCAAATTTAAGTAGCGATTTTAGCAAGCCATTTGACGCAAAAGTGGCGATGAAGAGCTCGCAAAAGCTAAATTTGGATGTTGAGTCCAAGATAAAGATCGAGCCACTTGATGTGAGCGCAAAAATCAAGCTAAATGATACAAATTTACCAAAGTATTTTGCCTACGCAAAGCCCTTTTTAGAGGCCGATCTAGCTAGCGGACAGCTTGAGAGTAGCGCTGAGATAAGCTACGCAAAAGATATCAAAGCAGACGCAAAAGTTAGCATCAAAGATATAAGATTAAATGGCAAAAAAACTGAAAAACTAATCGCCTTTAAAAGCTTAGAACTTGAAAAAATTTCATTTGCCAAAAACGACCTTACTATAAGCGGAGTGAGCTTAAATTCGCCATTTATCAAGGCTCATCTAAGCAAAGAGCGTGAATTTAATCTAAGCAAAATCGTAAAAGAAGATAAAAGAAAAGCCCAAAGTGAGCAAAAAACTGAGAGCAAAAAGGTAGCTATTAAAAAAGATGACGAGCTAAATTTTAGTATCAAAAATTTCTCACTTAACAACGGTGAGGTTGATTTTTCAGATGCGTCACTATTTATGCCATTTGCTACGAAAATTTCAAATCTAAATGGCAAGCTAACTGATATCGATAAAAAACGTCCAAGTTCGGGCGAGTTTAAAGGCACAGTTGGTAAAAATGGCTTTTCTCAGATTACAGCAAAACTATTTCCTTTTGAGCTAAAGCAAAATACCGATATTAAACTTGATTTTAAAGACATCGATCTAATCGACATAACACCATACAGCGGGCAATTTTTGGGTTATAAAATAAAAAAAGGCAAGTTAAATTTAAATCTAAATTATAGCGTTGTTGATTCAAAACTAAACGGCTCAAATCTTATAAATTTTGACACACTCACACTTGGAGAAAAGGTTGATTCAAAAGATGCTGTAAATTTGCCACTCTCGCTTGCTATATCGATATTAAGCGATCAAAATAATCAAATAAATATCGACCTGCCAGTTGAAGGAAATTTAGTCGATCCTGACTTTAAATATGGCGGTGTCATTTGGGCTGCTGTTAAAAAACTCTTTGCAGACATTACGTTAGCTCCGTTTAGATTTTTAGGTAATGCTCTAGGACTTGGCAGCAAGGATCTTAGCTCTATTGATTTTCTTGCTGGAAGCAGCGAGCTAATAAGCTCAGAAGCACCAAAAATAGCTGATTTTATAAAATTAACCACTGCAAAGCCTATGATGAAACTTAGCATCACGCCTACTTACTCTGAAATAGATGTGCTCTACTTTAAAGAAAAAAAGCTTGATCAAAAGATAAATCAAATAATCGCCTCAAGTGGCAAAGATTATATTACCGTGCTAAATTCTCTCGTTCCAAACGCTAAAGATAAAAGTGATAAGGCCTTAAGAGAAGAGGCAATAAAAACCATCGAAGTGGATAAGGAAAAACTAGTTGAGCTAGCAAATGAGCGTGCAAATGCAGTAAAAGAAGCACTCATAAAGGCTGGGCTTGAGACTGGCCGCATAAATGTAAATGATGCAACAAGCTCAGAGCCTAAGCAAAACACCTACGCAAGTGTGCTTATGGGAGTGGCGAACTAA